A genomic window from Abyssisolibacter fermentans includes:
- a CDS encoding class II aldolase/adducin family protein, with protein MSVKYEAIRQSIIDIGIEMADSALVVGTWGNISARVPGEDYIAITPSGVDYHAIKPEDIVILDMEGNIIDSDKKPSIESHMHLAVYKDRKDVNAVIHTHSTYCTAMAIARKPIPAAAEDMVQIVGGDVRVSEYFLPGSQELAHSATEALKGRNAVILANHGCLGAGKDLKETLKIVSVVEKSAQATIYANILGGVVELEQKDVDFMRDFYLNKYGQR; from the coding sequence ATGAGCGTGAAATATGAAGCAATAAGACAAAGTATTATTGATATAGGAATTGAGATGGCTGATTCAGCATTAGTAGTAGGAACTTGGGGTAACATAAGTGCTAGAGTACCGGGAGAAGATTATATAGCTATTACACCAAGTGGTGTTGATTATCATGCTATTAAACCTGAAGATATAGTAATACTAGATATGGAAGGAAATATCATTGACAGTGACAAAAAGCCTTCAATTGAAAGCCACATGCATTTGGCTGTATATAAAGATAGAAAAGATGTAAATGCTGTGATACATACACATAGCACTTACTGTACAGCAATGGCTATTGCAAGAAAACCTATTCCGGCAGCGGCAGAAGATATGGTTCAGATAGTTGGAGGAGATGTCAGAGTAAGTGAATATTTCTTACCAGGTTCACAAGAATTAGCACATTCTGCAACTGAGGCTTTAAAAGGAAGAAATGCCGTTATATTAGCAAACCATGGTTGTTTAGGAGCAGGAAAAGATTTAAAAGAAACATTAAAGATAGTTTCAGTAGTTGAAAAATCAGCTCAAGCTACTATTTATGCAAATATTCTAGGCGGAGTTGTTGAATTAGAACAAAAAGATGTTGACTTTATGAGAGATTTTTACTTAAATAAATACGGCCAAAGATAA
- a CDS encoding QueT transporter family protein: protein MKEVFRMWNNTKMVVLVALCAGLYAALLIPFKSLVLIPGITEVRPASALPVVMGLLFGPAGAWGAAIGNLIGDFFGSLGVGSIFGFVGNFMFAYVPYKLWNNLGLVKKDKEPDLKSGKKIVTFVIVSILGSMSCALVIAAGLDILNMVPFAALGTIITLNNSIPSIVLGIPVLMLLYPRIKKWDLLYTDIMDKRDLPREGGLAKIGAMVMVLTIVIGLGGGLALALGAGQAAFSAGFAAGGAGTASVGAVSGIASAMLIISGILQ from the coding sequence ATGAAAGAAGTATTTAGAATGTGGAATAATACAAAAATGGTAGTTTTAGTAGCTCTTTGTGCAGGATTATATGCAGCTTTATTAATACCTTTTAAGAGTCTTGTTTTGATACCTGGTATAACAGAAGTAAGACCTGCGAGTGCTCTACCAGTAGTTATGGGATTATTATTTGGTCCTGCTGGAGCGTGGGGAGCAGCAATAGGTAACTTAATAGGAGATTTTTTTGGTTCATTAGGAGTAGGAAGTATTTTTGGATTTGTTGGTAATTTTATGTTTGCATATGTTCCATATAAACTATGGAATAATTTAGGATTAGTAAAGAAAGACAAAGAACCAGATTTAAAATCAGGTAAAAAAATTGTTACATTTGTTATTGTTTCAATACTAGGAAGTATGTCTTGTGCATTAGTTATTGCAGCAGGCTTAGATATTCTAAATATGGTTCCATTTGCAGCTTTAGGTACTATAATAACTCTTAATAATTCAATACCTTCAATAGTTTTAGGTATACCTGTATTGATGTTACTATATCCTAGGATTAAAAAATGGGATTTATTATATACAGATATAATGGATAAAAGAGATCTTCCTAGAGAAGGGGGATTAGCTAAGATTGGAGCAATGGTTATGGTTTTAACTATTGTAATAGGCTTAGGTGGAGGTCTTGCTTTAGCTTTAGGTGCTGGTCAGGCAGCTTTTAGTGCTGGTTTTGCGGCAGGTGGAGCAGGAACAGCATCTGTTGGAGCAGTATCAGGTATAGCAAGTGCAATGCTAATAATATCTGGAATTTTACAATAA
- a CDS encoding S-methyl-5'-thioinosine phosphorylase: MIEKAIIGGTGVYDAGANSYVKIVETKYGSVELNVVEYNGSEIAFLARHGKDHSTPPHLINYRANMMALKKVGVKYIYSTAAVGSCNEHYAPGDVVIINDFLDFTKLRPVTFFEGGKDPVKHTDMSDPYCKNLRKLFSEIAPKYDIDIKGDAVYTCTEGPRFETGAEIKYYNKIGGDVVGMTNVPEVVLAKELGMCYSTIGIITNWCTGFKSEEITLHDIQGALVSNKDKITKAFMEILSSDLSQENCMCTKAVIQL, translated from the coding sequence ATGATAGAGAAGGCTATAATTGGAGGAACAGGCGTTTATGATGCTGGTGCAAATAGTTACGTTAAAATTGTAGAAACTAAATATGGAAGTGTTGAATTAAATGTTGTAGAGTATAATGGCAGTGAGATAGCGTTTTTAGCTAGACATGGTAAAGATCATTCAACACCACCGCATTTAATTAATTATAGAGCTAATATGATGGCATTAAAAAAAGTTGGAGTTAAATATATCTATTCAACAGCAGCAGTTGGTTCTTGTAATGAGCATTATGCTCCAGGTGATGTTGTAATTATAAATGATTTTTTAGATTTTACTAAATTAAGACCAGTGACATTCTTTGAAGGTGGCAAAGATCCTGTTAAACATACGGACATGAGTGATCCATATTGTAAGAATCTAAGAAAGTTATTTAGTGAAATAGCTCCTAAATATGATATAGATATAAAAGGGGATGCAGTTTATACTTGCACAGAAGGACCAAGATTTGAGACAGGAGCTGAGATAAAATACTATAACAAAATTGGAGGTGATGTTGTAGGAATGACTAATGTTCCAGAAGTAGTTTTAGCAAAAGAACTAGGTATGTGCTATAGTACAATTGGAATTATAACTAACTGGTGTACAGGTTTTAAAAGTGAAGAAATTACTTTGCATGACATACAGGGAGCATTAGTAAGTAATAAAGATAAGATTACAAAAGCATTTATGGAAATTTTAAGTAGTGACTTAAGTCAAGAAAATTGTATGTGTACTAAAGCAGTCATCCAGTTGTAA
- a CDS encoding energy-coupling factor transporter transmembrane component T family protein, with product MDMFLYLDKDTFLHKLDPRTKLAIMFGSFVVALMFNSLVILGILGAVIILYGLSGKVLSNLKRIRVILFMIALISIIMWSLMKGGPTKLLGPITLEGFIYGITIGVKFDVMIISGMIFLSSTKIEEISLGLVKLKVPYRGAFAFSTAIRLVPMIVGTAQTITQAQKSRGLDLDSGSILERMKKYIPLLIPTLISVIRGTNIFAMALESKGFGYDVNRTSYLDCKFRTIDYLFVFMTLAIMIFSIYAKVKLI from the coding sequence ATGGATATGTTTTTATATTTAGACAAGGATACTTTTTTACACAAATTAGATCCAAGAACTAAATTAGCTATTATGTTTGGAAGTTTTGTTGTTGCTTTAATGTTTAATTCCTTAGTGATTTTAGGAATATTAGGTGCTGTAATAATTTTATATGGTTTATCAGGTAAGGTTTTATCTAACCTTAAAAGAATAAGAGTTATACTTTTCATGATTGCTTTGATATCGATTATAATGTGGAGTTTAATGAAAGGTGGTCCGACAAAATTATTAGGACCTATTACCTTAGAAGGTTTTATTTATGGTATTACTATAGGCGTTAAATTTGATGTCATGATAATTTCAGGTATGATATTTTTGAGTTCTACAAAGATTGAAGAAATATCTTTGGGCTTAGTTAAACTTAAAGTGCCTTATAGAGGTGCATTTGCTTTTTCAACAGCAATAAGACTAGTACCAATGATTGTTGGAACTGCACAGACTATAACACAAGCACAGAAATCAAGAGGGCTTGATTTAGACTCTGGTTCAATTTTAGAAAGAATGAAGAAATATATTCCATTATTAATACCTACTTTAATTTCAGTTATTAGAGGGACAAACATTTTTGCAATGGCATTAGAATCAAAAGGATTTGGTTATGATGTCAATAGAACAAGCTATTTAGATTGTAAGTTTAGAACTATAGACTATCTGTTTGTATTTATGACTTTAGCAATAATGATATTTTCTATATATGCAAAAGTAAAATTAATCTAG
- a CDS encoding ABC transporter ATP-binding protein: MSITNEDNVHNNAVEIKSLSFKYKDQEETKAISNINLEIEKGQFVVIMGPSGAGKSTLANCLNGLIPHFIKGEYEGKVWIHGKNAKEESVSKMAKDIGLVFQDFEAQLFSTNTKLEIAFGPENFNVNKDEIEERIQRVLRIVDLKSFENRQPATLSGGQKQRLAVGSVLACEPNVLCMDEPTTDLDPAGKLGIFNIAKELHQNKDITLIIIEHETEEALNADRLIIMENGEIIRDGKPENILRDIETTDRIGIMSLQVPKYFSEVLKLDNDKLPLNPEQGFKSFNENSLEIADDMYNKLLKQDQERDAKYGEAVIKVKDLQHQYPNGKKALKGASLEIREGEFLAVLGHNGSGKTTMVKHFNGLLMPTDGDVVVCGKNTKESSIFEIGKEVGYVFQNPDHQIFADTVYDEVAFSPKIRGCSKEEIDIRVKEALRAVEMEGYEKEDPFTLTKGERQRIAVASILSARPKVIILDEPTTGLDYKEQRAMMELIKKLNEEGHTIIMITHTMWVVSEYAHRVAVVKDGKIEMYGKTRDVFSKEKELLDLYLKTPHIVSLSNKIGKTLLSIDEMIKCTKGGI, encoded by the coding sequence ATGTCTATTACAAATGAAGATAATGTCCATAATAATGCTGTTGAAATAAAATCATTATCATTTAAGTATAAGGATCAGGAAGAAACTAAAGCAATTAGTAACATTAATCTTGAAATAGAAAAAGGACAATTTGTAGTAATTATGGGACCAAGTGGAGCTGGTAAATCTACTTTAGCAAATTGTCTAAATGGATTAATTCCACATTTCATAAAAGGTGAATATGAAGGCAAAGTATGGATACACGGGAAAAATGCTAAGGAAGAATCAGTAAGTAAAATGGCTAAAGATATCGGTTTAGTGTTTCAGGATTTTGAAGCTCAACTTTTTTCCACAAACACTAAATTAGAGATAGCTTTTGGACCAGAAAATTTTAATGTAAACAAGGATGAAATAGAGGAGAGAATACAACGTGTGTTACGTATCGTTGATCTAAAAAGCTTTGAGAATAGACAACCTGCTACATTATCAGGAGGTCAAAAACAGCGTTTAGCAGTAGGTTCTGTATTGGCATGTGAGCCAAATGTGCTTTGTATGGATGAGCCGACTACAGATTTAGATCCAGCGGGTAAATTAGGAATATTTAATATAGCTAAAGAACTTCATCAGAATAAAGATATAACATTAATAATAATAGAGCATGAAACTGAAGAAGCCTTAAATGCTGATAGATTGATAATTATGGAAAACGGTGAGATTATACGAGATGGAAAACCAGAAAATATTTTAAGAGATATTGAAACTACTGATAGAATAGGTATAATGTCACTACAAGTACCAAAATATTTTAGTGAAGTATTAAAATTAGATAATGATAAGCTTCCTCTGAATCCTGAACAAGGTTTTAAAAGCTTTAATGAAAATAGTTTGGAAATTGCTGATGATATGTACAATAAGCTTCTAAAGCAAGATCAAGAAAGAGATGCTAAATATGGTGAAGCTGTTATAAAAGTTAAAGACTTACAACATCAATATCCTAATGGCAAAAAAGCATTAAAGGGTGCTAGTTTAGAAATCCGAGAAGGTGAATTTTTAGCTGTTCTTGGTCACAATGGAAGCGGTAAAACAACAATGGTTAAACACTTTAATGGTTTATTGATGCCAACTGATGGAGATGTAGTAGTATGTGGGAAAAATACGAAAGAGTCTAGTATTTTTGAAATTGGCAAAGAAGTAGGATATGTGTTCCAAAATCCTGATCATCAAATTTTTGCAGATACTGTTTATGATGAAGTAGCATTTAGCCCTAAGATAAGAGGGTGTAGTAAAGAAGAAATAGACATTAGAGTAAAAGAAGCTTTAAGGGCTGTTGAAATGGAAGGTTACGAAAAAGAAGATCCATTTACTTTAACAAAAGGGGAAAGACAAAGAATAGCAGTTGCTTCAATACTTTCAGCAAGACCAAAGGTTATTATACTAGATGAACCAACAACTGGATTAGATTATAAAGAGCAAAGAGCTATGATGGAATTGATTAAAAAGCTTAACGAAGAAGGACATACTATAATAATGATTACTCATACAATGTGGGTTGTTTCAGAGTATGCTCATAGAGTTGCAGTTGTTAAAGATGGCAAGATTGAAATGTATGGTAAAACTAGAGATGTATTTAGTAAGGAAAAGGAACTATTAGATTTATATTTAAAAACACCTCATATAGTGAGTTTAAGCAACAAAATTGGAAAAACACTATTATCTATAGACGAAATGATTAAGTGCACTAAAGGGGGAATTTAA
- the mtnA gene encoding S-methyl-5-thioribose-1-phosphate isomerase yields the protein MKAIEFKDEVLYLIDQRKLPVYEEIFECKTYKEVEYAIKEMVVRGAPAIGATAAYGAVLAAKEFVKDEKKVFLAEMKKALDLINKSRPTAVNLMWAVKRMKNVIAENSDLEPSGIYAKIKEEADVILKEDVETNKQMAKNGNEIVPNGATILTHCNTGALATAGYGTALGVIREAHYTGKNIFVYADETRPRLQGGRLTAWELVKEEIPAKLIADNAAATLIRDGKIDLILVGADRIALNGDTANKIGTFMLSVIAKQYNVPFYIVAPVTTIDFDIETGEEIDIEERSSDEVTHVYGNRVAPVGIDVYNPAFDVTPNENITGIITEKGIVKAPFKDNMLKL from the coding sequence ATTAAAGCAATTGAATTTAAAGATGAAGTACTTTATTTGATTGACCAAAGAAAATTACCTGTTTATGAAGAGATTTTTGAGTGTAAAACCTATAAGGAAGTAGAATATGCTATTAAAGAAATGGTCGTTAGGGGAGCACCTGCTATTGGAGCAACAGCAGCATATGGAGCAGTTTTAGCAGCTAAAGAATTTGTAAAAGACGAAAAAAAAGTTTTTTTAGCAGAAATGAAAAAAGCTCTTGATTTAATAAATAAATCAAGACCTACAGCAGTTAATTTAATGTGGGCAGTTAAAAGAATGAAAAATGTTATAGCTGAAAATTCAGACTTAGAACCTTCTGGAATATATGCGAAGATTAAAGAAGAGGCTGATGTAATTCTAAAAGAAGATGTAGAAACAAACAAGCAAATGGCTAAGAATGGTAATGAAATCGTTCCTAATGGTGCAACTATATTGACACATTGTAATACGGGAGCTTTAGCAACTGCAGGTTATGGTACTGCATTAGGGGTTATAAGAGAAGCTCATTACACTGGAAAAAATATATTTGTTTATGCTGATGAAACTAGACCAAGACTTCAGGGCGGTAGACTTACAGCATGGGAATTGGTTAAAGAAGAAATACCTGCAAAGCTTATTGCTGATAATGCAGCAGCCACATTAATAAGAGATGGAAAGATAGATTTGATATTAGTAGGTGCTGACAGAATTGCATTAAATGGAGATACAGCTAACAAAATAGGAACATTTATGCTGTCCGTTATTGCAAAGCAGTACAATGTACCTTTTTATATAGTTGCACCTGTTACAACTATTGATTTTGATATAGAAACAGGAGAGGAAATTGATATAGAGGAAAGAAGCTCTGATGAAGTGACCCATGTATATGGAAATAGAGTAGCACCCGTTGGTATAGATGTTTACAATCCAGCGTTTGACGTAACACCTAATGAAAATATTACAGGTATTATAACTGAAAAGGGAATAGTAAAAGCTCCATTCAAAGACAATATGCTTAAACTCTGA